The genome window CAATCTTGTGATTCTTTAGGTGGTTCCAGACGAGTTCGTCTGGGTTCAAGTCCGGCGAATACGGTGGTAGATGATATAGCCGCAGCCGCCCATTTGTTGCCTCTATGTATTTACTGACAGCCTTTGCCTTGTGGGTAGGGTGGCCATCAACGATAAGGAAGACAGGCTTATCTTGTTTGTCTATCAGGCGCTTGAGGAACTTGATGAACTTCTCGGCCGTCATCTTCCCGTCAACCAGCATGAATCTCAGCTGCCCCTTGGAGCTGATAGCAGAAACGAGATTCACGCCGAATCTCGCTCCTGTTGTCTCTACGACAGGCGTCTCACCCATTGGGGCCCACGTGGTGCCGCTGTGATAATCAGACCGAACGCCCGCCTCGTCTCCAAAGAAGATCTGAGCGCCTTCTTCTCTGGCAAGAGCTCGGATGGCAGGGTATTCCTCGTTCAACCACTTCTCGACGCGCTCGGGGTCTCGTTGGTAGGCCCTATGGAGAGGACGTTGGGGGCTCATGCCCATCTGCCGCAGCAATCGCCCCACTTGGGACTCGCTCAGGGTCACCCCGAAGCGATCTATGATCACTTTCCGGACCATAGAACGGGTCCACAAGGCGAACTCGAAACTGAGCTGCAAGGGATTCTTCTCAGCAATGATGCGATAGAGCTTCTGCATCTGCTCCCCAGAGAGACTCGGTTGCCTACCGCCGCCGAGCGGGGTATCCAGGTCTCGGGCCAGGCTTCGGCGGCCGAGAGCTTGGGCAGCTGTCCAAGGTCGAAGCCGGGCAGTCGGGCCAGCGGGTGGTCGGGTAGGCCCGGCCCGGTGTCGAACGGGTTGTCGAGCCATTCCTCCAAGTTCTTGTACTGGAAGAGATTCCAGCGCAGCAGAGCGACGAGATTGGACAGGGACCAACCTCGCCGGCTTCGCCACCGAAGGAAGGTGATCAGCGGCATGGCGATGAGAGCTGTCCAAAGCTGGACCTCCAGGGCGTTGCGGCTGGTGCCCAGGAAGGTCTTCACCTTGAGGTTCTGCTTGAGGGCCTTGAAGAAGAGCTCGATCTGCCAGCGTTCTCGGTAAATGTCGCCGATCGTGTCGGCGGCGAAGTC of candidate division KSB1 bacterium contains these proteins:
- a CDS encoding IS630 family transposase, producing the protein MARQPVRHRAGPTRPPAGPTARLRPWTAAQALGRRSLARDLDTPLGGGRQPSLSGEQMQKLYRIIAEKNPLQLSFEFALWTRSMVRKVIIDRFGVTLSESQVGRLLRQMGMSPQRPLHRAYQRDPERVEKWLNEEYPAIRALAREEGAQIFFGDEAGVRSDYHSGTTWAPMGETPVVETTGARFGVNLVSAISSKGQLRFMLVDGKMTAEKFIKFLKRLIDKQDKPVFLIVDGHPTHKAKAVSKYIEATNGRLRLYHLPPYSPDLNPDELVWNHLKNHKI